AAAAGGCGGCATCCGTTACGAAGACGTGTTGAACAAAGGCTTAACCGGGCAAGTCGACGGGCTTGGCCGCGCGCCCAAAGGGGTAAATGACGGCAACGGCTTTGTTTTTATCTCCCATATCGGCCACGTCTACCCGAGCGGGCTGCTGCCGGTGAAGGCAGGGAACGTCCGGGAAACGCCGCTGGCGGACATTTACCGACACTCGCCGATTTTCCAAGACTTGCGCAATCCGGACAAATACAAAGGAAAATGCGGCGTCTGCGAGTTCCGATATGTGTGCGGCGGCTCACGCTCCCGGGCGTACGCGGTGACGGGAGACTATTTGGAAAGCGAGCCGTATTGTGTTTACATTCCAAAGGCGCTGCGGACAAAAGAGCAAAGCCAACGGTAAGAGGGCGGGGAAAAACGGCTGCTTAAAATGACGGCGCTGCGGCGTTCGTGAGACGGTTGTCCGGGCGCATGCGGCGGATGTTGGATGTGTGTTCAAAACACACGGGGAAGGAGCAGACGCCCTTCCCCGTTTTTATCATCCTGAACCGAGAAGATCCCCCACTTCCACGCGTGAGCGTAAGTGGGGAATGAATCGGGATTGGCCGTCATTCTTCCTCTTGCTTCCGCAGAACAGAAGGGGTAAAGACCCGTGGGACGCACGGGGATGGCTTGGTGAACAGCCTGCTGTGGGGCGGGTGTTCCCAAGAATCTCCCACCTCAAAGCTCAAGCGTAGGTGGGAGAGCGTTCAATGTTGAAGATCATTCATGCTCCAAATCGATAGTAAATGTCTCCGGCCCGGTCGGCGCCGCGCTTCCCCCTTTTGGTTCGAGGCTCGCTTTAATTTGCTTGAACTGTTTGACATCCTCGCCGGTGATCAAAATGCGCGCCGCTCCGTGGCGGATCGTCAACAGTTCCCCTTTGACCTCGTTGTTGGTGTAAATGATCCACAATTGATAATCGCGGGCCGCAAACGGCGGCAGCCCTTCAATTTCCATCAACATTTCCTTCGTATCGTCATTGAGCCAAATCGTGCCGTCCATCTGTTGAAAGAGCGCCGATGGCTCAATCGGAATTTGTTTCGTTTTGGGATTATGGATGATTCGCTCGATCGGAATGTCGGTATGTTGTTCGACAATCTGGTATCGATATGGCTCATCCGATCGGTCATGGGAAGCGGCTGGTCCGTCGCTGGGAGCGGAAAGGCGCAAGGTGAAAAGGAAAACGGCCAAAGCTGCACCGATCCACCCGCCTGCCATGCGGAGACCGCGCCGCATCCGCTTCGTTTGTTTTTGCGCTTCTGCTTGGGCCCAAATTCGCTCTTTATGAGAAAGGGGAGGTGCTTCATATTGAGCTTCCTCCTTAAGCCCGATGTTTTTCCACGCTTCAAGCAAGCGTTGGCATTCAAGGCACTGCTTTAGATGGTTGGACACGTCTTCTTTTTCTTGCTCTGGCAGCATGCCTAACAGCCAGTCCACGATTTTTGCTTCCGAAATATGGCTATGCTTCATGCTGTTCTTCACCTCTGCCAGCCCCCATCCAGTGGAACAGCTCTTTTTGTTTCCGCAAATTGCGCAAGCCGTAGCGGATGAGCGACTTGACGGAGCCTAACGGTTTGTTCATCGCGGCGGCGATTTCCCGCTGTGTTTCCCCATGAAAGTAAAAGTGAATGATGGCTTGCCGCTGCTCCTCGGGGAGATGGGTTAAAGCGTCTATGATGACTTGTTGTTCCAGTTGGCGGAGAAAATCAAATTCCGCCCCCTTTTCTGTTAAAGCTGCTTCCTCAAGGCGGCTCACTAAAAGGTCCCGTTTCTTGCGCAGGCGGTCGAGCGACCGGCTTTTCGTTTTCACGGCAAGAAAGGCTTGAACGCTTCCCCGTTTCGGGTCGAATTGATGCGGTTTTTGCAAGATTTCGAGAAACACATCGTGGCTGACATCTTCCGCCTCCACCTCGTCGCCGACGATCCGAAGAGCGATATGATAGACCATCGGAGCGTATTTTTCGTAAAAACGGTCAAAGGCGGCGCGCGAGCCTTCGGCGATCTTCTCGAGCAGTTCGAGGTCTTTCCGTCGGTCTTCCATCTTGCCCACCTCCCGACGCATGCTTGGAATGGTTGCTCTGCATCTATTCTACAACTGAATTTTTCTCCTGCAAAACAAATCCATTGATCCATTTCTGGCGTATACGAAGTGAAAACAGAAGGAGGGAGTGAATGTCGTGCAAAGCAGGATCATCATGATGTTCGCCATGATCTTGACTCTCTTTTCGCTTCTTCTTCCGATCCGCCCGGCATCGGCGGCAAGCGGTGTTGTTCTCTTCACGCCATACACCGGGCTTTCCGTGACGCCGGGGGAAACAATCGACTATACGGTCAATGTCATCAACAACGGTTCCAACATTGAAAACGTCACCTTCTCGTTTGACCACCTGCCGAAA
Above is a window of Geobacillus thermoleovorans DNA encoding:
- a CDS encoding anti-sigma factor — translated: MKHSHISEAKIVDWLLGMLPEQEKEDVSNHLKQCLECQRLLEAWKNIGLKEEAQYEAPPLSHKERIWAQAEAQKQTKRMRRGLRMAGGWIGAALAVFLFTLRLSAPSDGPAASHDRSDEPYRYQIVEQHTDIPIERIIHNPKTKQIPIEPSALFQQMDGTIWLNDDTKEMLMEIEGLPPFAARDYQLWIIYTNNEVKGELLTIRHGAARILITGEDVKQFKQIKASLEPKGGSAAPTGPETFTIDLEHE
- a CDS encoding sigma-70 family RNA polymerase sigma factor; protein product: MEDRRKDLELLEKIAEGSRAAFDRFYEKYAPMVYHIALRIVGDEVEAEDVSHDVFLEILQKPHQFDPKRGSVQAFLAVKTKSRSLDRLRKKRDLLVSRLEEAALTEKGAEFDFLRQLEQQVIIDALTHLPEEQRQAIIHFYFHGETQREIAAAMNKPLGSVKSLIRYGLRNLRKQKELFHWMGAGRGEEQHEA